One genomic segment of Carassius carassius chromosome 21, fCarCar2.1, whole genome shotgun sequence includes these proteins:
- the LOC132097817 gene encoding tumor necrosis factor receptor superfamily member 14-like, which produces MKMKLLLIILYIVSIALLHIELAYCICSSAEYEINGHCCHMCAPGNRVLWHCTVDTSTTCVPCSASTYTDEPNGLEMCFSCSTCDAGLRLQKACTRLSNTVCEPLKGFFCMVREKGSCKLAVKHSQCNPGDYIQQKGTASTDTVCGECTNGTYSDGTFTACQPHTICQSMGRKQIETGTTSSDAKCEYTPNGLVIGIVSGVVVIVVIVVIGVSVTQFVTFKHKSKARPVIR; this is translated from the exons ATGAAAATGAAGCTTTTGTTGATTATTTTGTACATTGTTTCTATTGCCTTGCTACACATAGAACTAGCTTATTGTATCTGCTCCAGTGCTGAATATGAGATAAACGGACATTGCTGCCATATGTGTGCACCTG GTAATCGTGTTTTATGGCATTGCACAGTGGATACCAGCACGACTTGTGTACCCTGTAGTGCATCCACGTACACAGATGAACCTAATGGGCTTGAAATGTGCTTTTCTTGCTCAACCTGTGATGCAG GTTTAAGGCTACAGAAGGCCTGTACACGGTTATCAAATACTGTTTGTGAGCCACTTAAAGGATTCTTCTGTATGGTCAGAGAAAAAGGCAGCTGTAAATTAGCTGTTAAACATTCTCAATGTAATCCTGGAGATTACATCCAACAAAAAG GAACAGCAAGCACTGATACTGTGTGTGGTGAATGCACAAATGGCACCTACTCTGATGGCACTTTCACAGCTTGTCAGCCACATACAAT ATGTCAGAGTATGGGTCGTAAACAAATAGAAACAGGAACAACATCATCTGATGCTAAATGTGAATATACTCCGAATGGTCTTGTTATTGGAATCGTATCTGGTGTTGTGgtcattgttgttattgttgttattggaGTCTCAGTAACCCAGTTTGTCACATTCAAACATAAGTCAAAGGCTCGTCCAGTGATAAGGTAA